A portion of the Osmia lignaria lignaria isolate PbOS001 chromosome 15, iyOsmLign1, whole genome shotgun sequence genome contains these proteins:
- the Ctr9 gene encoding RNA polymerase-associated protein Ctr9, translated as MAGSIEIPLRDTDEVIELYLDQLPEGDEVLGILRQEHAQLNIWVNLALEYYKQHKIEDFIKILESSRIDANIDYRDYEKDQMRALDMLAAYYVQEANREKNKDKKRDLFTKATLLYTTADKIIMYDQNHLLGRAYFCLLEGDKMDQADAQFNFVLNQSPNNIPSLLGKACIAFNKKDYRGALAFYKKALRTNPNCPAAVRLGMGHCFMKLNNQEKARLAFERALQLDGQCVGALVGLSVLKLNQQQPESIRTGVQMLSKAYTIDSTNPMVLNHLANHFFFKKDYNKVQHLALHAFHNTENEAMRAESCYQLARAFHVQGDYDQAFQYYYQATQFAPPVFVLPHFGLGQMYVYRGDAENAAQCFEKVLKAQPGNYETMKILGSLYANSSSQSKRDIAKNHLRKVTEQFPDDVEAWIELAQILEQSDLNAALNAYGTATRMLKEKVQADIPPEILNNVGALHYRLGNLEEARKNLEESLARSKTDALHDSVYYNSIAVTTTYNLARLNEALCVFDKAEKLYKDILKEHPNYVDCYLRLGCMARDKGQIYEASDWFKDALRINNEHPDAWSLLGNLHLAKMEWGPGQKKFERILKNPSTSTDAYSLIALGNIWLQTLHQSGKDKEREKRHQDRALAMYKQVLRNDPKNIWAANGIGAVLAHKGCVNEARDIFAQVREATAEFCDVWLNIAHIYVEQKQFVSAIQMYENCLRKFYKYHHVEVLQYLGRAYFKAGKLKEAKLTLLKARRVAPQDTVLLYNIALVLQRLATQILKDEKSTLTTVLQAVHELGLSHKYFQYLSTHGDRMEQLAETEARRCQDLLSQAQYHVARARRLDEEEKMLRRKQEEERQAFKMRQTEEQRKLEELRRQKEEEMLQKRQEYVEKTKNALVFGEMPSEKPGKKGKRVRTDQYISDSGGSGRDEGREEAPRERKRKRKASGERKERKGKGQRRRKKEAASGESGSESDRPKPKRGRKTRTNRKDRASRKSTAETSKGKMPLSKETISTSESDSDSGGLKIASGGESGNEGGRGRGSRRIRSDSEGSRASGSRSRSRSKSRSRSRSTSRSRSRSQSQSQSRSVSRSRSRSVSRSRSRSGSKSRSQSRSRSPSRSGSAKSGSRSRSGSRSRSGSRKSQSRSRSRSGSRKSGSHPRSRSGSAASGSRSRSGSPAGSGKAGSRSRSRSGSRSGSQSEGRKSRSKSRSKSKSVSRSRSRSGSRSKSGSRSRSPSGSARSATPESRKSVSGSDVGSRHSSSDRGGGSDSE; from the exons ATGGCGGGTTCTATAGAGATTCCGTTACGCGATACAGACGAG GTAATAGAACTCTACCTAGATCAGTTACCAGAGGGTGATGAAGTTCTTGGAATTTTACGCCAAGAACATGCACAGCTTAACATCTGGGTCAATTTGGCC CTTGAATATTACAAGCAACACAAAATtgaagattttattaaaatacttgAGTCTTCTCGAATTGATGCTAATATTGATTACCGTGACTATGAAAAAGATCAAATGCGTGCATTGGATATGTTGGCTGCATATTATGTGCAAGAAGCCAACAGAGAGAAGAATAAAGATAAGAAAAGGGATCTGTTCACAAAAGCCACACTATTGTATACAACAGCTGATAAGATCATTATGTATGACCAG AATCATTTACTTGGCCGAGCTTACTTTTGCCTCTTGGAGGGGGATAAAATGGATCAAGCAGATGCCCAATTTAATTTTGTGCTGAATCAGTCTCCCAACAATATTCCCTCCTTACTTGGTAAAGCATGCATAGCATTCAACAAAAAAGATTATCGTGGTGCCCTTGCCTTTTACAAGAAGGCATTAAGAACAAACCCAAATTGCCCAGCTGCTGTAAGATTAGGAATGGGACACTGTTTTATGAAGTTAAATAATCAAGAAAAGGCACGTCTAGCATTTGAAAGAGCTTTACAATTAGATGGTCAATGTGTTGGAGCATTGGTTGGGCTTTCAGTTTTGAAATTGAACCAACAACAGCCTGAAAGTATCAGAACTGGTGTACAAATGTTATCAAAAGCTTATACAATTGATTCCACAAATCCTATGGTGTTAAACCATTTGGCTAATcatttcttctttaaaaaagACTATAATAAAGTACAGCATTTGGCACTTCATGCATTTCACAATACCGAAAATGAAGCTATGCGCGCCGAGAGTTGCTATCAATTAGCCAGAGCATTTCATGTTCAG GGCGACTATGATCAAGCTTTCCAATACTATTATCAAGCAACTCAATTTGCACCCCCAGTTTTTGTATTACCTCACTTTGGTTTAGGTCAAATGTACGTCTATCGCGGTGATGCAGAAAAT GCTGCACAATGTTTTGAGAAAGTATTGAAAGCCCAACCTGGCAATTACGAAACGATGAAAATTCTCGGTTCGTTATATGCTAATTCAAGTTCTCAATCGAAACGAGACATTGCGAAAAATCATCTCCGAAAAGTAACAGAACAGTTTCCCGATGATGTCGAAGCATGGATTGAACTAGCTCAAATATTAGAACAAAGTGACCTTAACGCAGCCTTAAATGCATATGGTACTGCAACTAGAATGTTGAAAGAAAAAGTTCAGGCGGATATACCgccagaaattttaaataatgttgGAGCTCTACATTATAG ACTTGGGAATTTAGAAGAAGCTAGAAAAAATTTGGAGGAATCTTTAGCACGTTCTAAAACCGATGCCTTACATGATTCTGTATACTATAATTCAATCGCGGTTACAACAACGTATAATTTAGCACGTTTAAACGAAGCCTTATGTGTCTTCGATAAAGCAGAGAAATTGTACAAAGACATTTTAAAGGAACATCCAAATTATGTGGATTGTTATTTACGACTTGGCTGTATGGCCCGAGATAAAGGGCAAATTTATGAAGCTTCCGATTGGTTCAAGGATGCTTTGAGAATAAACAATGAACATCCAGATGCATGGTCCCTTTTGGGTAATTTACATTTAGCCAAAATGGAATGGGGCCCTGGACAGAAGAAATTCGAAAGAATTCTTAAAAACCCATCGACCAGTACCGATGCTTATTCTTTGATCGCCTTGGGCAACATTTGGTTGCAAACATTGCATCAAAGTGGAAAGGATAAAGAACGAGAAAAGCGTCATCAAGACAGAGCACTGGCCATGTATAAACAG GTTTTGCGAAATGATCCTAAAAATATTTGGGCGGCGAACGGAATCGGAGCGGTGTTAGCGCACAAAGGTTGTGTAAATGAAGCCAGAGATATTTTTGCTCAGGTTCGAGAAGCAACAGCAGAATTTTGCGATGTTTGGTTAAACATTGCACACATTTATGTCGAGCAAAAACAATTTGTTAGCGCTATTCAAATG TACGAAAATTGTCTTCGTAAGTTTTACAAATATCACCACGTCGAAGTTTTGCAATATCTCGGAAGAGCTTACTTCAAGGCTGGTAAATTGAAGGAAGcaaaattaacattattaaaG GCAAGAAGAGTAGCACCACAAGATACGGTTTTGCTGTACAACATTGCGCTTGTACTTCAACGTTTGGCGACGCAGATTTTGAAAGACGAGAAGTCAACTTTGACAACTGTACTGCAAGCAGTTCATGAACTAGGACTTTCGCATAAGTATTTCCAATACTTATCGACACACGGAGACAGAATGGAACAACTTGCAGAAACAGAAGCGAGAAGATGTCAGGACTTACTATCTCAAGCACAATATCATGTTGCTCGAGCTAGAAGATTGGACGAGGAAGAGAAAATGCTTAGAAgaaaacaagaggaagaaag GCAAGCATTCAAAATGCGTCAGACTGAAGAACAACGAAAGCTCGAGGAATTGCGTCgtcaaaaggaagaagaaatgttACAGAAACGTCAAGAATATGTTGAAAAGACCAAGAACGCTTTGGTATTTGGCGAAATGCCTTCAGAGAAGCctggaaagaaaggaaagagagtACGCACTGATCAGTATATTAGTGATAGTGGTGGTTCAGGAAGAGACGAGGGTAGAGAAGAAGCACCGAGGGAAAGGAAACGCAAAAGGAAAGCGAGTGGCGAACGCAAAGAAAGGAAAGGCAAGGGTCAAAGAAGACGTAAGAAGGAAGCGGCTAGTGGAGAAAGTG GTTCAGAAAGCGACCGACCCAAGCCAAAACGTGGAAGGAAAACTAGAACCAACAGGAAGGATAGAGCATCCCGAAAAAGTACTGCTGAGACTTCAAAGGGCAAAATGCCATTGTCTAAAGAAACCATATCAACTAGTGAATCTGACAGTGATTCAGGGGGTCTTAAAATTGCTAGCGG agGTGAAAGCGGTAACGAAGGTGGTCGTGGCCGCGGAAGCAGAAGAATCAGATCTGATTCAGAAGGTTCTCGTGCTTCAGGATCTAGATCTCGTTCCAGATCAAAATCCAGAAGCCGTTCCCGAAGTACCTCACGATCGCGTTCGCGTTCTCAATCACAATCTCAGTCACGATCAGTgtctcgatctcgatctcgatccGTGTCGCGATCCAGGTCGCGTTCAGGTTCGAAATCAAGGAGTCAATCGCGATCAAGAAGTCCGTCTAGATCAGGCTCGGCAAAGAGCGGATCCCGTTCGAGATCGGGTTCCAGGTCAAGATCAGGGTCAAGGAAGAGTCAATCGCGATCAAGGTCGCGAAGTGGATCAAGGAAGAGCGGATCTCATCCACGATCGAGATCAGGATCCGCAGCAAGTGGATCGAGATCGAGATCAGGATCACCTGCTGGTTCGGGAAAGGCAGGCTCACGATCGAGGTCAAGATCAGGATCAAGAAGCGGTTCGCAATCGGAGGGACGAAAATCCAGGAGCAAAAGCAGATCGAAATCCAAATCTGTTTCGAGGTCCAGATCGCGTTCGGGTTCAAGATCAAAGAGTGGTTCGCGAAGTCGCAGTCCTAGTGGTTCAGCCcg GTCTGCTACTCCAGAATCCAGAAAATCCGTATCAGGCAGTGACGTTGGTTCTCGCCATTCAAGTTCAGATCGAGGTGGTGGAAGCGACAGCGAGTAA
- the LOC117600195 gene encoding solute carrier family 35 member F2 isoform X1, producing the protein MHHGMGVSAGDRRCGENTAMQPRNGVCDKIENYISELGQWSVWRVIIMGQFLSLVLCFMTLVNHHINATYQLLLPTGQNLPHYIMMCLVYTTWMSCRGVGNGLISVIRARGWRYLLLALIDVEACTLITSSHQFTSLASIQLLDCVAIPVALGLSCLVLGVRYRMVHIVGVSVCLMGVGCLVWAGIDDNKDPASTGKNQLVGDMLCLGGAVLFSITTVLQELIVKTVDIIEYLGMIGFFGTILCSMQTAVLECTKIETFQWNNAPVITFLVVYCITQFVFFSLVPVILFESGATALHLALLTADYFNVLFGMLIHQYKFHALYFVSYTLTMTGIYIYAIKRTPMASTARRQHVESSAPDYSDVILRHMSHPDVGEVELATSSGMSGVSGTLDVRASTLGSEKETMDATSLPPSVSSDTAFTSFYGSYYD; encoded by the exons ATGCACCATGGCATGGGAGTGTCAGCGGGCGATCGTCGTTGCGGCGAAAATACGGCGATGCAGCCCAGAAACGGGGTTTGCGACAAGATCGAAAATTACATATCTGAGCTCGGACAATG GTCGGTATGGAGGGTGATAATAATGGGACAATTTTTGTCCCTGGTTCTGTGCTTCATGACCCTTGTAAATCATCACATCAACGCCACGTATCAACTCTTGCTTCCGACCG GACAAAATCTTCCGCATTACATTATGATGTGCCTTGTATACACAACCTGGATGTCCTGCAGAGGTGTAGGAAACGGCCTAATTTCAGTCATAAGAGCCCGTGGATGGAGATACTTGCTGTTGGCACTCATTGACGTCGAAGCATGCACACTCATAACATCCTCGCATCAATTCACAAGCCTGGCTAGTATACAG CTGCTCGATTGTGTGGCTATACCAGTTGCATTGGGGCTCTCGTGCTTGGTTCTCGGTGTGCGATATCGAATGGTGCACATAGTCGGTGTCTCTGTTTGTCTGATGGGTGTAGGGTGTTTGGTTTGGGCAGGAATCGACGACAATAAAGATCCTGCGTCTACAG GAAAGAATCAACTGGTTGGAGACATGCTGTGTCTCGGTGGTGCAGTGTTGTTTTCTATAACCACCGTGCTCCAGGAGTTGATCGTTAAAACGGTGGATATTATCGAATATCTGGGTATGATTGGTTTCTTCGGTACTATACTGTGCTCCATGCAAAC AGCTGTGCTCGAATGCACGAAGATAGAAACATTTCAATGGAACAATGCACCGGTGATCACGTTCTTGGTGGTTTATTGTATCACGCAGTTTGTATTCTTTTCTTTGGTGCCTGTTATACTGTTCGAGTCAGGAGCAACGGCATTGCATCTAGCACTGTTGACTGCCGATTATTTCAACGTCTTATTCGGCATGCTGATTCATCAATACAAG TTTCACGCATTGTATTTCGTCTCTTACACGCTCACAATGACTGGTATATACATCTACGCGATAAAGAGAACACCGATGGCGTCGACCGCCCGAAGACAACACGTCGAATCTTCTGCTCCAGATTACAG TGACGTCATTTTAAGACACATGTCACATCCTGACGTCGGAGAAGTGGAGTTGGCGACCAGTTCAGGAATGTCTGGGGTGAGTGGCACCCTAGATGTAAGGGCTTCGACCCTTGGCAGCGAAAAGGAAACAATGGATGCGACCAGTTTACCACCGAGCGTTAGCTCAGACACGGCCTTCACCTCTTTTTACGGAAGTTATTACGATTAA
- the LOC117600195 gene encoding solute carrier family 35 member F2 isoform X2, whose translation MHHGMGVSAGDRRCGENTAMQPRNGVCDKIENYISELGQWSVWRVIIMGQFLSLVLCFMTLVNHHINATYQLLLPTGQNLPHYIMMCLVYTTWMSCRGVGNGLISVIRARGWRYLLLALIDVEACTLITSSHQFTSLASIQLLDCVAIPVALGLSCLVLGVRYRMVHIVGVSVCLMGVGCLVWAGIDDNKDPASTGKNQLVGDMLCLGGAVLFSITTVLQELIVKTVDIIEYLGMIGFFGTILCSMQTAVLECTKIETFQWNNAPVITFLVVYCITQFVFFSLVPVILFESGATALHLALLTADYFNVLFGMLIHQYKFHALYFVSYTLTMTGIYIYAIKRTPMASTARRQHVESSAPDYRHMSHPDVGEVELATSSGMSGVSGTLDVRASTLGSEKETMDATSLPPSVSSDTAFTSFYGSYYD comes from the exons ATGCACCATGGCATGGGAGTGTCAGCGGGCGATCGTCGTTGCGGCGAAAATACGGCGATGCAGCCCAGAAACGGGGTTTGCGACAAGATCGAAAATTACATATCTGAGCTCGGACAATG GTCGGTATGGAGGGTGATAATAATGGGACAATTTTTGTCCCTGGTTCTGTGCTTCATGACCCTTGTAAATCATCACATCAACGCCACGTATCAACTCTTGCTTCCGACCG GACAAAATCTTCCGCATTACATTATGATGTGCCTTGTATACACAACCTGGATGTCCTGCAGAGGTGTAGGAAACGGCCTAATTTCAGTCATAAGAGCCCGTGGATGGAGATACTTGCTGTTGGCACTCATTGACGTCGAAGCATGCACACTCATAACATCCTCGCATCAATTCACAAGCCTGGCTAGTATACAG CTGCTCGATTGTGTGGCTATACCAGTTGCATTGGGGCTCTCGTGCTTGGTTCTCGGTGTGCGATATCGAATGGTGCACATAGTCGGTGTCTCTGTTTGTCTGATGGGTGTAGGGTGTTTGGTTTGGGCAGGAATCGACGACAATAAAGATCCTGCGTCTACAG GAAAGAATCAACTGGTTGGAGACATGCTGTGTCTCGGTGGTGCAGTGTTGTTTTCTATAACCACCGTGCTCCAGGAGTTGATCGTTAAAACGGTGGATATTATCGAATATCTGGGTATGATTGGTTTCTTCGGTACTATACTGTGCTCCATGCAAAC AGCTGTGCTCGAATGCACGAAGATAGAAACATTTCAATGGAACAATGCACCGGTGATCACGTTCTTGGTGGTTTATTGTATCACGCAGTTTGTATTCTTTTCTTTGGTGCCTGTTATACTGTTCGAGTCAGGAGCAACGGCATTGCATCTAGCACTGTTGACTGCCGATTATTTCAACGTCTTATTCGGCATGCTGATTCATCAATACAAG TTTCACGCATTGTATTTCGTCTCTTACACGCTCACAATGACTGGTATATACATCTACGCGATAAAGAGAACACCGATGGCGTCGACCGCCCGAAGACAACACGTCGAATCTTCTGCTCCAGATTACAG ACACATGTCACATCCTGACGTCGGAGAAGTGGAGTTGGCGACCAGTTCAGGAATGTCTGGGGTGAGTGGCACCCTAGATGTAAGGGCTTCGACCCTTGGCAGCGAAAAGGAAACAATGGATGCGACCAGTTTACCACCGAGCGTTAGCTCAGACACGGCCTTCACCTCTTTTTACGGAAGTTATTACGATTAA